A genomic segment from Nocardiopsis sp. Huas11 encodes:
- the nirD gene encoding nitrite reductase small subunit NirD, with product MTTAPTQPAVWINACPAHRLGPADGAAVLMPDGRQVALFRTLDDQYYAVDNIDPFTHAAVISRGIVGDRGGEPTVASPMLKNVFLLRTGLSLDDKTVRLTTWPVRVHQATIQINTRAEQGTP from the coding sequence ATGACCACCGCTCCCACCCAGCCCGCCGTCTGGATCAACGCCTGCCCCGCCCACCGCCTGGGCCCCGCCGACGGCGCCGCCGTCCTGATGCCCGACGGCCGCCAGGTCGCCCTGTTCCGCACCCTGGACGACCAGTACTACGCCGTCGACAACATCGACCCCTTCACCCACGCCGCCGTCATCTCCCGCGGCATCGTCGGCGACCGCGGCGGCGAACCCACCGTCGCCTCACCCATGCTCAAGAACGTCTTCCTGCTGCGCACCGGCCTGAGCCTGGACGATAAGACCGTGCGACTGACCACCTGGCCCGTACGCGTGCACCAGGCCACCATCCAGATCAACACCCGTGCAGAACAGGGGACCCCTTGA
- a CDS encoding uroporphyrinogen-III synthase, with the protein MTTSATGGPAQAPATTAPLAGFTVAVTAARRAEELSALLCRKGAQVIAAPALRIVPLSDDQRLAAASTELTRRPADVVVATTGIGFRGWIEACETWGMAENLLAAMQSSRLLARGPKAKGAIRAAGLNEEWSPPSESSAEVLDYLLSTGVQGLRVAIQMHGEPLPDFTAALRLAGAEVLEVPVYRWTLPEQTAPLDRLIEAVNTGGVDAITFTSAPAAAGLLSRARATGQDGALVQALRGDVLAMCVGPVTARPLMAHDIPTVWPERARIGAQVRKLTEELPARFPTLNVAGHRLRLRGHAVLVDGTVHTLSPTLMRIMRELARRPGQVRDRAHLLTCLGEDADAHAVETAVARLRTALGDAKIIQTVVKRGYRLALDSTDCTP; encoded by the coding sequence TTGACCACGTCCGCCACCGGAGGCCCCGCCCAGGCGCCCGCCACCACCGCGCCCCTGGCCGGCTTCACCGTCGCCGTGACCGCCGCCCGCCGCGCCGAGGAGCTCAGCGCCCTGCTGTGCCGCAAGGGCGCCCAGGTCATCGCCGCACCCGCCCTGCGCATCGTCCCCTTGAGCGACGACCAGCGCCTGGCCGCGGCCTCCACCGAACTCACCCGCCGCCCCGCCGACGTGGTCGTGGCCACCACCGGCATCGGCTTTCGCGGCTGGATCGAGGCCTGCGAGACCTGGGGCATGGCCGAGAACCTGCTCGCCGCCATGCAGTCCTCCCGCCTGCTCGCCCGCGGCCCCAAAGCCAAGGGCGCCATCCGCGCCGCGGGCCTGAACGAGGAGTGGTCACCGCCCTCGGAGTCCTCCGCCGAAGTCCTGGACTACCTGCTCTCCACCGGCGTCCAGGGCCTGCGCGTGGCCATCCAGATGCACGGAGAACCCCTGCCCGACTTCACCGCCGCCCTGCGCCTGGCCGGAGCCGAAGTCCTCGAAGTACCCGTCTACCGCTGGACCCTGCCCGAACAGACCGCCCCCCTGGACCGCCTCATCGAAGCCGTCAACACCGGGGGAGTGGACGCCATCACCTTCACCAGCGCCCCGGCCGCCGCCGGACTCCTCTCCCGCGCCCGCGCCACCGGCCAGGACGGCGCCCTCGTCCAGGCCCTGCGCGGCGACGTCCTGGCCATGTGCGTGGGACCGGTCACCGCCCGCCCCCTCATGGCCCACGACATCCCCACCGTGTGGCCCGAACGCGCCCGCATCGGCGCCCAGGTCCGCAAACTCACCGAGGAACTGCCCGCCCGCTTCCCCACCCTCAACGTCGCCGGGCACCGCCTGCGCCTGCGCGGCCACGCCGTCCTGGTCGACGGCACCGTCCACACCCTCTCGCCCACCCTGATGCGCATCATGCGCGAACTGGCCCGCCGCCCCGGCCAGGTCCGCGACCGCGCCCACCTGCTCACCTGCCTGGGCGAGGACGCCGACGCCCACGCCGTGGAGACCGCCGTGGCCCGCCTGCGCACCGCCCTGGGCGACGCCAAGATCATCCAGACGGTCGTCAAACGCGGCTACCGCCTGGCCCTGGACAGCACGGACTGCACACCATGA
- a CDS encoding sirohydrochlorin chelatase, with product MNRHPTLLLAVHGTRRARGTAIAHSLALRVGEITQRPTQLAFADVLTPSVGHVAAAVPGPLVVVPAFLASGYHVRTDIPHQLAQAGRADAVIAPALGAHPAALATAHRRLLACGYQPGDGVVLACAGTSDPRAGTELDQAAAGLSQLLGTRVVRGNVATAAPTVTDQVSALRRRGHTRVLIATWLLAPGLFHDRLAHCGADAVAAPLCPDAAIAQALADRYHQAAIPLPV from the coding sequence ATGAACCGACACCCCACCCTGCTGCTGGCCGTGCACGGCACCCGCCGAGCACGCGGCACCGCCATCGCCCACTCCCTGGCCCTGCGCGTGGGCGAGATCACCCAGCGCCCCACCCAGCTGGCCTTCGCCGACGTCCTGACCCCCTCGGTGGGCCATGTCGCCGCCGCCGTCCCGGGACCGCTGGTGGTCGTGCCCGCGTTCTTGGCCTCGGGCTACCACGTACGCACCGACATCCCCCACCAACTCGCCCAGGCCGGCCGCGCCGACGCCGTCATCGCCCCCGCCCTGGGCGCCCACCCCGCCGCCCTGGCCACCGCCCACCGGCGCCTGCTGGCCTGCGGCTACCAGCCCGGCGACGGTGTGGTCCTGGCCTGCGCCGGCACCTCCGACCCCCGTGCCGGCACCGAACTGGACCAGGCCGCCGCCGGACTGTCGCAGCTACTGGGCACCCGCGTGGTGCGCGGCAACGTCGCCACCGCCGCCCCCACGGTCACCGACCAGGTCAGCGCCCTACGCCGGCGCGGCCACACCCGCGTGCTCATCGCCACCTGGCTGCTGGCCCCCGGCCTGTTCCACGACCGCCTGGCCCACTGCGGCGCCGACGCCGTGGCCGCACCCCTGTGCCCGGACGCCGCCATCGCCCAGGCCCTGGCCGACCGCTACCACCAGGCCGCCATCCCGCTCCCGGTCTGA
- a CDS encoding septal ring lytic transglycosylase RlpA family protein, whose protein sequence is MAGTATAAVIAAGTSPETTVNAAQIPQAEPDPLTSDAPAEPDPAHAEQAGQAVSSATQTTTADGSAVPEEDPEPDAAPDSDSGQDSAPSTDATPTGEGGTCQASFYGDGFHGATTANGETFDTYGMTAAHKTLPFDTMVKVTNPSNGKSVTVRINDRGPYIDGRCLDLSTAAFDEIIGTGAGVGTVEWQVVG, encoded by the coding sequence GTGGCCGGCACCGCCACCGCCGCCGTCATCGCCGCCGGCACCTCACCCGAGACCACCGTCAACGCCGCCCAGATCCCCCAGGCCGAACCCGACCCCCTCACCAGCGACGCCCCGGCCGAACCCGACCCCGCCCACGCCGAACAGGCCGGCCAAGCCGTCTCCTCCGCCACCCAGACCACCACCGCCGACGGCAGCGCCGTGCCCGAGGAAGACCCCGAACCCGACGCCGCACCCGACTCCGACAGCGGCCAGGACAGCGCGCCCAGCACCGACGCCACCCCCACCGGCGAAGGAGGCACCTGCCAGGCCTCCTTCTACGGCGACGGCTTCCACGGCGCCACCACCGCCAACGGCGAAACCTTCGACACCTACGGCATGACCGCCGCGCACAAGACCCTGCCCTTCGACACCATGGTCAAGGTCACCAACCCCTCCAACGGCAAGTCCGTGACCGTGCGCATCAACGACCGCGGCCCCTACATCGACGGCCGCTGCCTGGACCTGTCCACCGCCGCCTTCGACGAGATCATCGGCACCGGCGCGGGCGTGGGCACCGTCGAATGGCAGGTCGTGGGCTAG
- a CDS encoding class I SAM-dependent methyltransferase produces MDPADFYTGIVADLYGPLKRFAADPDPCEEFVRQVGGPGLELGCGDGDPLIELCRRGLDVEGVDSSAEMVERARARAGREGVSVVVHHQRMEELALPRRYGAIFLAGPTFTLLADDAAAVAALRCVRAHLAPGGQALVPLAVPEPAPEHEVGRVRQVRGSDGAVLGVSVVSQERDEVARTHTSVLRYERRVGGRRTVEERPWVLHWYTRAGFEALAASAGLAVVSVTGPGGGPAGPGQGDVRFRFRLRAR; encoded by the coding sequence ATGGATCCTGCTGATTTCTATACCGGTATCGTCGCCGACCTGTACGGCCCGTTGAAGCGTTTCGCCGCGGACCCGGACCCGTGTGAGGAGTTCGTGCGGCAGGTGGGCGGGCCGGGGCTGGAGTTGGGGTGCGGTGATGGTGATCCGCTGATCGAGTTGTGTCGGCGCGGGTTGGACGTGGAGGGGGTGGACTCCTCGGCGGAGATGGTGGAGCGTGCCCGCGCCCGGGCGGGGCGCGAGGGTGTGTCGGTGGTGGTGCACCATCAGCGCATGGAGGAGTTGGCTCTGCCGCGCCGGTACGGGGCGATCTTCCTGGCGGGGCCCACGTTCACGCTGTTGGCCGATGACGCGGCGGCGGTGGCGGCGCTGCGGTGTGTGCGCGCGCATCTGGCGCCGGGTGGTCAGGCGCTGGTGCCGTTGGCGGTGCCCGAGCCCGCGCCGGAGCACGAGGTGGGGCGGGTGCGTCAGGTGCGGGGCTCTGATGGTGCTGTGCTGGGTGTGAGTGTGGTGTCCCAGGAGCGTGATGAGGTGGCGCGTACGCACACGAGCGTGTTGCGTTATGAGCGTCGTGTGGGTGGGCGGCGCACGGTCGAGGAGCGTCCGTGGGTGCTGCACTGGTACACCCGTGCGGGGTTCGAGGCGTTGGCGGCCTCGGCCGGGCTGGCGGTGGTGTCGGTGACCGGTCCCGGTGGTGGCCCGGCGGGGCCGGGCCAGGGTGATGTCCGGTTCCGGTTCCGGTTGCGGGCGCGGTGA
- a CDS encoding TM0106 family RecB-like putative nuclease, producing the protein MFRTTTGWVVSPTDLVDTLECDHRSALKSALAARLPGAPAPEPVDALIAHHGLAHEHAELDRLRALFGDIAHIEDPHPDDTSLAKAATATTDAMAAGVPVIYQGSFHHPLDHQGPHPVAFHGRADFLIRSDLDPATGRTRTDAPTPWTYEPWDTKLARRPGPGAVLQLAAYAHALTVATGHTPQHMHLRTGDDHTHTLPTADFTPILHTITHRLLTRLNTEPALPTPTWGRPRPACEGCGYATWCSQGRTAARHLSLVAGLRTDQAAKLTDAGLDTIDALAHATDTQRPATLPRRSFDQLRAQAALQVSQDATRTPTDPQGTVTAEVFAPDGLASLPAPSPGDVFFDMEGYPYYSRDDGRGLEYLFGATTEDESGHETFHAFWAHDRTQEKKALEDFVDFATARIDADENAHIYHYASYEVDRLKHLSSEYATREEDVNRLLRENRLIDLYTVVRKSMRVSQRSYSIKYLEPLYLPAHRSGGVTTATSSIDAYAAYQAAHAAGDHTSAARVLDDIAAYNRDDCHSTARLRDWLEDHRTRQGITDRPLIQFELTEAEAERARKREEKQARHAALTTPLLAEVPTTDADRDDDARTRASLAALVGYYQREQLPPWREHYRRTSAPLQDLEADTDCAVPWRVRAGEWIEPTGRQKKARREIAMRLDTAHPHPFTTGQDVHLLYPGAPGQAATTTQAKVTDTDADALTLTETSDPDATASRPPVAVLPGAPVAPQPKDGALELVARTAVDDLPAWPRHPGLDVLRRTPPRLRSGRPLPQTAHTGGDTIAAAVAAVDELDHSYLAVQGPPGAGKTYLAAQLITHLARQGRSIGVCSTSHKAVENVMGAALRAATDAGVPLAAAKRAKSRTSTTEDTPAPPWDQPSTPQALATWRTKHTAAGEAVLIGGTAWAMANAAMVADPVDVLIIDEAGQFALADTLAVSAAAHNLVLLGDPQQLPQVVQGTHGEGADASALQHLMEGAALIDPARGYFLDQTRRMHPDLCQAVSALSYQGRLHAHPSTRARTLADLAPGVYAHPTPHQGRTTHSPEEVDAVVAIATRLVHDTLTPGPHTPPRPMNGHDILVVAPYNLQVRALRRALAAATEHTPALEGVRVGTVDKFQGQEAAAVICSMTTSNAAEGGRGTAFVLDRHRLNVALSRAQVSATVVYSPDLLTTTPRTIEDLRLLAAFTGLITHAHLWPTR; encoded by the coding sequence TTGTTCCGCACCACCACCGGCTGGGTCGTCTCACCCACCGACCTCGTCGACACCCTGGAATGCGACCACCGCAGCGCCCTCAAGAGCGCCCTGGCCGCACGCCTGCCCGGAGCCCCCGCACCCGAACCCGTCGACGCCCTCATCGCCCACCACGGCCTGGCCCACGAACACGCCGAACTCGACCGCCTGCGCGCCCTGTTCGGCGACATCGCCCACATCGAGGACCCCCACCCCGACGACACCTCCCTGGCCAAGGCCGCCACCGCCACCACCGACGCCATGGCCGCGGGCGTACCCGTCATCTACCAGGGCAGCTTCCACCACCCCCTGGACCACCAGGGCCCCCACCCCGTCGCCTTCCACGGACGCGCCGACTTCCTCATCCGCTCCGACCTGGACCCCGCCACCGGCCGCACCCGCACCGACGCCCCCACCCCCTGGACCTACGAGCCCTGGGACACCAAACTCGCCCGCCGCCCCGGCCCCGGCGCCGTCCTGCAACTGGCCGCCTACGCCCACGCCCTGACCGTGGCCACCGGCCACACCCCCCAGCACATGCACCTGCGCACCGGCGACGACCACACCCACACCCTGCCCACCGCCGACTTCACCCCCATCCTGCACACCATCACCCACCGCCTGCTCACCCGCCTGAACACCGAACCCGCCCTGCCCACCCCCACCTGGGGCCGCCCCCGCCCCGCCTGCGAGGGCTGCGGCTACGCCACCTGGTGCTCCCAAGGACGCACCGCCGCCCGCCACCTGTCCCTGGTCGCCGGCCTGCGCACCGACCAGGCCGCCAAACTCACCGACGCCGGCCTGGACACCATCGACGCCCTGGCCCACGCCACCGACACCCAGCGCCCCGCCACCCTGCCCCGCCGCTCCTTCGACCAACTCCGCGCCCAGGCCGCCCTCCAGGTCAGCCAGGACGCCACCCGCACCCCCACCGACCCCCAGGGCACCGTCACCGCCGAAGTCTTCGCCCCCGACGGCCTGGCGAGCCTGCCCGCCCCCAGCCCCGGCGACGTCTTCTTCGACATGGAGGGCTACCCCTACTACTCACGCGACGACGGCCGCGGCCTGGAGTACCTCTTCGGCGCCACCACCGAGGACGAGAGCGGCCACGAGACCTTCCACGCCTTCTGGGCCCACGACCGCACCCAGGAGAAGAAGGCCCTGGAGGACTTCGTCGACTTCGCCACCGCCCGCATCGACGCCGACGAGAACGCGCACATCTACCACTACGCCTCCTACGAGGTCGACCGCCTCAAACACCTCAGCTCCGAGTACGCCACCCGCGAAGAGGACGTCAACCGCCTCCTGCGCGAGAACCGGCTCATCGACCTGTACACCGTCGTACGCAAGAGCATGCGCGTGTCCCAGCGCTCCTACTCCATCAAGTACCTCGAACCCCTCTACCTGCCCGCCCACCGCAGCGGCGGCGTCACCACCGCCACCTCCTCCATCGACGCCTACGCCGCCTACCAGGCCGCCCACGCCGCCGGAGACCACACCAGCGCCGCCCGCGTCCTGGACGACATCGCCGCCTACAACCGCGACGACTGCCACTCCACCGCCCGCCTGCGCGACTGGCTCGAGGACCACCGCACCCGCCAGGGCATCACCGACCGCCCCCTGATCCAGTTCGAACTCACCGAGGCCGAAGCCGAACGCGCCCGCAAACGCGAAGAGAAACAGGCCCGCCACGCCGCCCTGACCACACCCCTGCTCGCCGAGGTGCCCACCACCGACGCCGACCGCGACGACGACGCCCGCACCCGCGCGTCCCTGGCCGCCCTGGTCGGCTACTACCAGCGCGAACAACTCCCGCCCTGGCGCGAGCACTACCGCCGCACCAGCGCACCCCTGCAGGACCTGGAAGCCGACACCGACTGCGCCGTCCCCTGGCGGGTACGCGCGGGGGAGTGGATCGAACCCACCGGCCGCCAGAAGAAGGCCCGCCGCGAGATCGCCATGCGCCTGGACACCGCCCACCCCCACCCCTTCACCACCGGCCAGGACGTCCACCTGCTCTACCCCGGCGCCCCCGGCCAGGCGGCCACCACCACCCAGGCCAAAGTCACCGACACCGACGCCGACGCCCTCACCCTGACCGAGACCAGCGACCCCGACGCCACCGCCTCCCGGCCCCCCGTGGCCGTCCTGCCCGGCGCACCCGTGGCCCCCCAACCCAAGGACGGCGCCCTGGAACTGGTCGCCCGCACCGCCGTGGACGACCTGCCCGCCTGGCCCCGCCACCCCGGCCTGGACGTGCTGCGCCGCACCCCGCCCCGCCTACGCAGCGGCCGGCCCCTGCCCCAGACCGCCCACACCGGCGGCGACACCATCGCCGCCGCCGTCGCCGCCGTGGACGAGCTGGACCACTCCTACCTCGCCGTCCAAGGCCCACCCGGCGCCGGCAAGACCTACCTGGCCGCCCAACTCATCACCCACCTGGCCCGCCAGGGCCGCAGCATCGGCGTGTGCTCCACCAGCCACAAAGCCGTCGAGAACGTCATGGGCGCCGCCCTGCGCGCCGCCACCGACGCCGGCGTGCCCCTGGCCGCCGCCAAACGCGCCAAAAGCCGCACCAGCACGACCGAGGACACCCCCGCCCCGCCCTGGGACCAGCCCTCCACCCCCCAGGCCCTGGCCACCTGGCGCACCAAGCACACCGCCGCCGGCGAAGCCGTCCTCATCGGCGGCACCGCCTGGGCCATGGCCAACGCCGCCATGGTCGCCGACCCCGTGGACGTGCTCATCATCGACGAGGCCGGCCAGTTCGCCCTGGCCGACACCCTGGCCGTGTCCGCGGCCGCCCACAACCTCGTCCTGCTCGGCGACCCCCAGCAACTCCCACAGGTCGTCCAGGGCACCCACGGCGAGGGCGCCGACGCCTCCGCCCTGCAACACCTGATGGAGGGCGCCGCCCTCATCGACCCCGCCCGCGGCTACTTCCTCGACCAGACCCGCCGCATGCACCCCGACCTGTGCCAGGCCGTCTCCGCCCTGTCCTACCAGGGCCGCCTGCACGCCCACCCCAGCACCCGCGCCCGCACCCTGGCCGACCTGGCACCGGGCGTGTACGCCCACCCCACCCCCCACCAGGGGCGCACCACCCACAGCCCCGAAGAGGTCGACGCCGTCGTCGCCATCGCCACCCGACTGGTCCACGACACCCTCACCCCGGGCCCCCACACCCCGCCCCGCCCCATGAACGGCCACGACATCCTCGTCGTGGCCCCCTACAACCTCCAAGTACGCGCCCTGCGCCGCGCCCTGGCCGCGGCCACCGAACACACCCCCGCCCTGGAGGGCGTGCGCGTGGGCACCGTCGACAAGTTCCAAGGCCAGGAGGCCGCCGCCGTCATCTGCTCCATGACCACCTCCAACGCCGCCGAGGGCGGACGCGGCACCGCCTTCGTCCTGGACCGCCACCGCCTCAACGTCGCCCTTTCCCGCGCCCAGGTCAGCGCCACCGTCGTCTACTCACCCGATCTGCTCACCACCACCCCCCGCACCATCGAGGACCTGCGCCTGCTCGCCGCCTTCACCGGACTCATCACCCACGCCCACCTCTGGCCCACCCGGTAG
- a CDS encoding DUF262 domain-containing protein, with product MNTEQAGNQVDVQPELHFLDSAGFSADLDPLESVREAHDRISDPFDPEQIDIVTKQLTVDLLLSRLRRGVLDLAPDFQRKAGIWTDGRQSQLIESLLLKIPVPTFYAAETDIDESWEMVDGIQRLTAIARFIDSDLVREDPLILKDLQYLDRLNGHSYEDLSGGLKTRLHETQFTVNVIGYRTPAKVKFNIFARINTGGLPLTYQELRHALIPGPARELLKDMAQRPSFLSATQGSVSDARMSDREMVLRFLAFVMIDPSDYRATDLDEFLREAMEDLNDLSSDRVDGLRESFDHAMQASERIFEGHTFRKRARNQTWRRPINKALFETVAVNLAHRTHVQIEELVERRNDVNDAFIELLEDPEFERSISVGTGDRRKVRHRFSAINSLLKEFEGELDA from the coding sequence ATGAACACGGAGCAGGCTGGAAACCAGGTGGACGTACAACCCGAACTCCATTTCTTGGATAGTGCTGGTTTCAGTGCCGATCTGGATCCGTTGGAGAGCGTACGAGAGGCGCACGACAGGATCAGCGATCCCTTCGATCCCGAGCAGATCGATATCGTCACCAAACAGTTGACTGTCGACCTGCTCCTGAGCAGATTGCGCCGAGGTGTACTCGACCTGGCACCGGACTTCCAGCGCAAAGCCGGGATCTGGACGGATGGCAGGCAGAGCCAGCTCATTGAGTCCCTGCTCCTGAAGATCCCTGTGCCCACGTTCTACGCCGCCGAGACCGACATTGATGAATCTTGGGAAATGGTGGACGGCATCCAGCGCCTGACTGCAATCGCCCGCTTCATCGATTCTGACCTGGTCAGGGAAGATCCCTTGATCCTGAAAGACCTTCAATACCTGGACCGGTTGAACGGGCATTCCTACGAGGACCTCTCCGGAGGCCTGAAGACCAGGCTCCACGAGACACAGTTCACGGTCAACGTGATCGGATACCGCACCCCGGCCAAAGTGAAATTCAACATCTTCGCCCGGATCAACACCGGTGGTCTCCCACTCACCTACCAGGAGCTCCGACACGCGCTCATTCCCGGCCCGGCTCGCGAACTACTCAAAGACATGGCCCAGCGTCCCTCGTTCTTGTCAGCCACCCAAGGGAGCGTCTCCGACGCACGCATGTCAGATCGCGAAATGGTGCTCAGATTCCTGGCGTTCGTCATGATCGACCCGTCCGACTACCGAGCAACCGACTTGGACGAGTTCCTCAGGGAAGCGATGGAGGATCTCAATGATCTCTCCTCCGACCGGGTCGATGGGCTGCGCGAGAGCTTCGACCACGCGATGCAGGCCTCGGAACGGATATTTGAAGGCCACACCTTTCGTAAGCGAGCCCGGAACCAGACTTGGCGCAGACCTATCAACAAGGCCCTCTTCGAGACAGTGGCCGTCAATCTCGCCCACCGCACCCACGTTCAGATCGAGGAGCTCGTCGAACGCCGGAACGACGTGAACGACGCCTTCATCGAACTCCTGGAAGACCCGGAGTTCGAGCGTTCCATATCCGTCGGTACGGGTGACCGGCGCAAAGTCAGACACCGATTCTCTGCCATTAACTCCCTTCTCAAAGAATTCGAAGGCGAACTGGATGCTTGA
- a CDS encoding DUF3696 domain-containing protein: protein MLDTIGLTNFKAFRDIQVPLGGLTLLTGVNSSGKSSVLQAMAAIRQSSSLHREGRGRNLLLNGSLIELGNGQDVLHSDWVDTPDARGPYIRLEVVSGEQRIAWNFSYHPEADALPLTAMKRIPAGTAEDAGIRALVGDAGPGSFQYLRADRVSPASTYERSHEAAVEQAFLGPHGEHTVNYLRHHQGSLDVLEGLHHPEARSNTLLSHVEAWLGEISPGVNLDIAGIDRTDMVRLSYGYGGRAGLSSSGPRRPTNVGFGLTYTLPIIVACLTARPGALLLLENPEAHLHPRGQSRVALLLAKAAAAGAQLVVETHSDHVLNGLRLAVKEDVLRHDEVVLHYFRNSGATALASPMIGPDGMVSQWPEGFFDEWDNAVMRLLG, encoded by the coding sequence ATGCTTGACACGATCGGCCTGACGAATTTCAAGGCGTTCCGCGACATACAGGTCCCGCTGGGCGGGCTGACGCTTCTCACCGGGGTCAACTCCTCCGGCAAGAGCAGCGTGCTCCAGGCGATGGCCGCGATCCGCCAATCCTCCAGCCTGCACAGGGAGGGCCGCGGTCGAAATCTTTTGCTCAACGGTTCCCTCATCGAACTCGGCAACGGCCAGGACGTCCTGCATTCCGACTGGGTGGACACGCCTGACGCCCGTGGTCCCTACATCCGGCTTGAAGTGGTGTCCGGAGAACAGCGGATCGCATGGAACTTCAGCTATCATCCCGAGGCGGATGCACTACCCCTCACCGCCATGAAGCGCATACCAGCCGGCACAGCCGAGGATGCGGGTATCAGGGCTCTGGTCGGAGACGCGGGCCCGGGCTCGTTCCAGTACCTGCGCGCGGACCGTGTGTCTCCGGCGAGCACCTACGAGCGTTCGCACGAGGCAGCGGTGGAACAGGCCTTCCTCGGACCGCACGGCGAGCACACTGTCAACTACCTGCGCCATCATCAGGGATCACTCGATGTCCTCGAGGGCCTGCACCATCCCGAGGCACGATCGAATACCCTCTTGAGCCATGTCGAAGCCTGGCTCGGAGAGATCAGCCCAGGTGTGAACCTTGACATTGCCGGTATCGACAGGACCGACATGGTAAGGCTGAGCTACGGATATGGCGGACGCGCGGGCCTTTCCTCCTCGGGGCCTCGGCGCCCGACCAACGTCGGGTTCGGGCTGACCTACACCCTGCCGATCATCGTGGCCTGCCTCACAGCACGGCCTGGAGCACTTCTTCTGTTGGAGAACCCCGAAGCCCACCTACACCCGCGCGGGCAGAGCCGCGTCGCCCTCCTTCTGGCCAAGGCCGCGGCAGCGGGCGCCCAACTGGTCGTGGAGACCCACAGCGACCACGTGCTCAACGGGCTGCGGCTAGCGGTCAAGGAGGACGTCCTGCGACACGACGAAGTGGTGCTGCACTACTTCCGCAACAGCGGGGCCACCGCACTGGCCAGCCCCATGATCGGCCCCGACGGCATGGTCTCGCAATGGCCCGAGGGCTTCTTCGACGAGTGGGACAACGCGGTCATGCGCCTGCTCGGTTGA
- a CDS encoding site-specific integrase, whose product MNTPEPEPHTPGALELPAGVRRQLASVTHSVLVDTHTLRQVRDRFDAEQADTLGRYLARAQSPNTLRAYRTDWTAFTAWCLAEGRQALPAEAVDVAVYLAACAHTRTAEGTAWALATPTLERRAAAIAAVHGAHGLASPTRSDVVRMTLRGIRRTRAARPRRKDPVTLTTLEALLAVRPPEGFPGGVARRRDAVLLLTGFAGALRRSELAALTFDDITARTDAASGAATLVVHLGTTKTDQEGRRGHVVALPRGRHRATCPLCAFADWTDLLSALLQGGQDAVRALLERAEPPAAAAAHRCGDPLQHALADGRARPLLPTVDRHGRVGERPMSGRAVGELVKRYAARAGLDPADFGGHSLRAGFATQAALGGATDRQIMRQGRWTNPRTVHDYIRTANPLEDNAVTRLGL is encoded by the coding sequence GTGAACACACCCGAACCCGAACCCCACACACCCGGCGCCCTCGAGCTGCCCGCCGGAGTCCGCCGACAACTCGCCTCGGTCACCCACAGCGTCCTGGTCGACACCCACACCCTGCGCCAGGTCCGTGATCGCTTCGACGCCGAACAGGCCGACACCCTCGGCCGCTACCTGGCCCGCGCCCAATCGCCCAACACCCTGCGCGCCTACCGCACCGACTGGACCGCCTTCACCGCCTGGTGCCTGGCCGAAGGCCGCCAGGCCCTGCCCGCCGAAGCCGTGGACGTGGCCGTCTACCTGGCCGCCTGCGCCCACACCCGCACCGCCGAAGGCACCGCCTGGGCCCTGGCCACCCCCACCCTGGAACGGCGCGCCGCCGCCATCGCCGCCGTCCACGGCGCCCACGGCCTGGCCTCACCGACCCGCTCCGACGTGGTGCGCATGACCCTGCGCGGCATCCGCCGCACCCGCGCCGCCCGCCCCCGCCGCAAGGACCCGGTCACCCTGACCACCCTGGAGGCCCTGCTCGCGGTACGCCCACCCGAGGGCTTCCCCGGCGGCGTGGCCCGGCGCCGCGACGCGGTCCTGCTGCTGACCGGCTTCGCCGGCGCCCTGCGCCGCTCCGAACTGGCCGCCCTGACCTTCGACGACATCACCGCGCGCACCGACGCCGCCTCGGGGGCCGCCACCCTGGTCGTGCACCTGGGCACCACCAAGACCGACCAGGAGGGCCGCCGCGGCCACGTCGTGGCCCTGCCGCGCGGCCGCCACCGCGCGACCTGCCCGCTGTGCGCCTTCGCCGACTGGACCGACCTGCTCAGCGCCCTGCTCCAGGGTGGCCAGGACGCCGTGCGCGCACTCCTGGAGCGCGCCGAGCCCCCGGCCGCCGCGGCCGCCCATCGGTGCGGCGACCCGCTCCAGCACGCGTTGGCCGACGGTCGGGCCCGCCCGCTGCTGCCCACCGTGGACCGCCACGGCCGGGTGGGGGAGCGGCCCATGTCGGGGCGGGCCGTGGGCGAGCTGGTCAAACGCTACGCCGCCCGGGCGGGGCTGGACCCGGCCGACTTCGGCGGGCACTCCCTGCGCGCGGGCTTCGCCACCCAGGCCGCCCTGGGCGGAGCCACCGACCGCCAGATCATGCGCCAGGGCCGTTGGACGAACCCGCGCACCGTGCACGACTACATCCGTACCGCCAACCCCCTGGAGGACAACGCCGTGACCCGTCTGGGCCTGTGA